One Thunnus thynnus chromosome 18, fThuThy2.1, whole genome shotgun sequence genomic region harbors:
- the LOC137169209 gene encoding cytochrome P450 2K1-like, translating into METLNLFLQSSSSVSLLGALVVLLLIYLISSSSFSSQEDRKEPPGPKPLPLLGNLLQLDIKKPFHTLLKLSKKYGSVFTVYLGPKKVVVLAGYKTVKEALVNHADEFGERDPMLIADEFNQGHGVVWSNGDSWKEMRRFALTNLRDFGMGKKACEDKIVEECQYLIGVFKKFKGEAFDTTQPMNYAVSNIICSMVYGSRFEYDDPEFTSLVDRTNRNILIGGSPSIQLYNLFPWIGKLFSDRKEIQQLSQFNKEQNLKFFSRLKETLNPQMCRGFVDAFLVQKQNLKESGITNSHFHNENLLYTVLNLFAAGTDTTATTLRWALLLMAKYPKIQDQVQEELSRVIGSRQVQVEDRKNLPFTNAVIHETQRLANIAPMALPHKTSRDITFQGYFIKKGTTVYPLLTSVLYDESEWEHPHTFHPAHFLNKDRKFVKRDAFMPFSAGRRICLGESLARMELFIFFTTLLQHFRFTTPPGVSEDELDLTPRVGITLNPSPHKLCAVPCM; encoded by the exons ATGGAGACGTTAAATCTTTTTCTCCAGTCCTCCAGTTCTGTCTCCCTGTTGGGGGCTCTGGTGGTCCTGCTGCTCATCTACCTCATCTCTTCCTCCAGCTTCAGCTCCCAGGAGGACAGGAAGGAACCACCTGGACCAAAACCACTTCCCCTGCTGGGtaacctgctgcagctggacaTTAAGAAACCCTTCCACACATTACTGAAG CTTTCCAAGAAATATGGCTCAGTGTTCACTGTCTATTTGGGACCCAAGAAAGTGGTGGTTTTAGCAGGATACAAGACAGTGAAGGAGGCACTTGTCAACCATGCTGATGAGTTTGGAGAAAGAGATCCAATGCTGATTGCTGATGAATTTAATCAAGGACATG GGGTTGTATGGTCCAATGGGGATTCATGGAAAGAGATGAGGCGCTTTGCCTTGACTAACCTGAGAGACTTTGGGATGGGCAAGAAAGCATGTGAGGATAAAATTGTTGAGGAATGTCAATATCTTATAGGAGTGTTTAAGAAATTCAAAG gaGAAGCTTTTGATACGACCCAACCAATGAACTATGCAGTCTCTAATATTATCTGCTCCATGGTCTATGGCAGCAGATTTGAATATGATGATCCAGAGTTCACATCCCTGGTAGATcgaacaaacagaaacattttaattgGGGGTTCCCCATCCATACAG ttgtACAACCTGTTCCCGTGGATCGGCAAATTATTCTCTGACAGGAAGGAAATCCAGCAATTGTCTCAGTTCAACAAGGAACAGAACCTAAAGTTTTTCAGTCGTTTGAAAGAGACCCTCAATCCCCAGATGTGCAGAGGTTTTGTGGATGCCTTTCTGgtccaaaaacaaaatctgaag GAATCTGGGATTACCAACAGCCACTTCCACAATGAAAACCTTTTGTATACCGTCCTTAATCTCTTTGCTGCTGGAACTGATACAACAGCAACTACACTGAGATGGGCACTTCTGCTTATGGCCAAGTATCCAAAAATACAGG ACCAGGTCCAGGAGGAGCTGAGCAGGGTGATAGGAAGTCGTCAGGTTCAGGTCGAGGACCGGAAGAACCTGCCCTTCACCAACGCCGTCATCCATGAGACACAGAGACTGGCTAACATCGCCCCCATGGCTCTTCCTCACAAGACCAGCCGAGACATCACCTTCCAGGGCTACTTtattaaaaag GGGACCACAGTGTATCCTCTCCTGACATCTGTCCTCTATGATGAGAGCGAGTGGGAGCATCCTCACACCTTTCATCCTGCCCACTTCctgaacaaagacagaaagtttGTCAAGCGAGATGCATTCATGCCTTTTTCTGCAG GTCGCAGGATTTGTCTCGGAGAGAGTCTGGCCAGGATGGagctcttcatcttcttcaccACCCTCCTGCAGCACTTTCGTTTCACTACTCCACCTGGAGTTTCAGAGGATGAGCTGGATCTGACACCACGAGTTGGCATTACCCTTAACCCTTCACCTCATAAACTGTGTGCTGTCCCCTGTATGTGA
- the LOC137169233 gene encoding cytochrome P450 2K1-like → MEMLNLFLQSSSSVSLLGALVVLLLIYLISSSSFSSQEDRKEPPGPKPLPLLGNLLQLDLKKPFHTLLKLSKKYGSVFTVYLGPKKVVVLAGYKTVKEALVNHADEFGERDPMLIADEFNQGHGVVWSNGDSWKEMRRFALTNLRDFGMGKKACEDKIVEECQYLMGVFKKFKGEAFDTTQPMNYAVSNIICSMVYGSRFEYDDPEFTSLVDRTNRNILIGGSPSIQLYNLFPWIGKLFSDRKEIQQLSQFNKEQNLKFFSRLKETLNPQMCRGFVDAFLVQKQNLKESGITNSHFHNENLLYTVLNLFAAGTDTTATTLRWALLLMAKYPKIQDQVQEELSRVIGSRQVQVEDRKNLPFTNAVIHETQRLANIAPMALPHKTSRDITFQGYFIKKGTTVYPLLTSVLYDESEWEHPHTFHPAHFLNKDRKFVKRDAFMPFSAGRRICLGESLARMELFIFFTTLLQHFRFTTPPGVSEDELDLTPRVGITLNPSPHKLCAVPCM, encoded by the exons ATGGAGATGTTAAATCTTTTTCTCCAGTCCTCCAGTTCTGTCTCCCTGTTGGGGGCTCTGGTGGTCCTGCTGCTCATCTACCTCATCTCTTCCTCCAGCTTCAGCTCCCAGGAGGACAGGAAGGAACCACCTGGACCAAAACCACTTCCCCTGCTGGGtaacctgctgcagctggaccTTAAGAAACCCTTCCACACATTACTGAAG CTTTCCAAGAAATATGGCTCAGTGTTCACTGTCTATTTGGGACCCAAGAAAGTGGTGGTTTTAGCAGGATACAAGACAGTGAAGGAGGCACTTGTCAACCATGCTGATGAGTTTGGAGAAAGAGATCCAATGCTGATTGCTGATGAATTTAATCAAGGACATG GGGTTGTATGGTCCAATGGGGATTCATGGAAAGAGATGAGGCGCTTTGCCTTGACTAACCTGAGAGACTTTGGGATGGGCAAGAAAGCATGTGAGGATAAAATTGTTGAGGAATGTCAATATCTTATGGGAGTGTTTAAGAAATTCAAAG gaGAAGCTTTTGATACGACCCAACCAATGAACTATGCAGTCTCTAATATTATCTGCTCCATGGTCTATGGCAGCAGATTTGAATATGATGATCCAGAGTTCACATCCCTGGTAGATcgaacaaacagaaacattttaattgGGGGTTCCCCATCCATACAG ttgtACAACCTGTTCCCGTGGATCGGTAAATTATTCTCTGACAGGAAGGAAATCCAGCAATTGTCTCAGTTCAACAAGGAACAGAACCTAAAGTTTTTCAGTCGTTTGAAAGAGACCCTCAATCCCCAGATGTGCAGAGGTTTTGTGGATGCCTTTCTGgtccaaaaacaaaatctgaag GAATCTGGGATTACCAACAGCCACTTCCACAATGAAAACCTTTTGTATACCGTCCTTAATCTCTTTGCTGCTGGAACTGATACAACAGCAACTACACTGAGATGGGCACTTCTGCTTATGGCCAAGTATCCAAAAATACAGG ACCAGGTCCAGGAGGAGCTGAGCAGGGTGATAGGAAGTCGTCAGGTTCAGGTCGAGGACCGGAAGAACCTGCCCTTCACCAACGCCGTCATCCATGAGACACAGAGACTGGCTAACATCGCCCCCATGGCTCTTCCTCACAAGACCAGCCGAGACATCACCTTCCAGGGCTACTTtattaaaaag GGGACCACAGTGTATCCTCTCCTGACATCTGTCCTCTATGATGAGAGCGAGTGGGAGCATCCTCACACCTTTCATCCTGCCCACTTCctgaacaaagacagaaagtttGTCAAGCGAGATGCATTCATGCCTTTTTCTGCAG GTCGCAGGATTTGTCTCGGAGAGAGTCTGGCCAGGATGGagctcttcatcttcttcaccACCCTCCTGCAGCACTTTCGTTTCACTACTCCACCTGGAGTTTCAGAGGATGAGCTGGATCTGACACCACGAGTTGGCATTACCCTTAACCCTTCACCTCATAAACTGTGTGCTGTCCCCTGTATGTGA